One genomic segment of Pueribacillus theae includes these proteins:
- a CDS encoding acetate--CoA ligase family protein has translation MISHMESLKHLIEPKSIAIIGASSDFSRIGGRPIKSLLDFQYKGRILPVNPKYEEIAGLPCFSTIKEISEEVDVAILAVPNSKVLKTVEECGEKGVRSIIVISGGYEEVNEEGANLQEEIIKIAEKYQMRVLGPNTVGMFNALTGAFANFGITKAHGEVPKGNIAIVTQSGAFCTYLYTLAVQNQIGLNYFIGTGNEADIDVAECIAYLAEDPKTDVIACYIEGIKDGEKFLKSLDLAKRYKKPVIIYKVGRTEIGRKAALSHTASLAGTETVWEAVFKQTSAYRVDSIQELLDVASACSYSLFPQGKRVAIFTISGGAGVMLADHLTELGLELSQPSEETKKQLLQILPHASVMNPIDLTGQLVNKPELMLDFMKTTLDKENYDLIITFIAAQGYIKSTLEKHIETFKEIRTAHSHIPQLLTTIVTPETKKMINDAGIAVFNDPLRIAKVAKALCQIGANFTDYEKPRSKWEKKTRKFNCFSDGILTEYNSKQILQDYDIPVTREIITMTQKEAIKAANDIGYPVVLKGLSPQIPHKTEMGLVHLNVKNDEGIVRIYETLRNNIKKVEGADFEGVLVQEMLEPATVEMIIGSKTDPQFGPVVMVGIGGIFVEVINDVSVRMAPVNNEEARNMILELKSVSLLQGARGKAHADIEALCETVVALSRLAADYKNQIEEIDLNPLMVYPQGKGVRAADALIKLKRST, from the coding sequence ATGATATCGCATATGGAGTCGTTAAAACATTTAATTGAACCGAAAAGTATTGCTATTATCGGCGCATCTTCTGATTTTAGTCGTATCGGTGGACGTCCGATTAAAAGCTTGCTTGATTTTCAATACAAGGGAAGGATATTACCAGTTAATCCAAAATATGAGGAAATAGCAGGGCTTCCCTGCTTTTCAACCATTAAAGAAATTTCTGAAGAGGTAGATGTGGCTATCCTTGCGGTACCTAATTCTAAGGTTTTAAAAACTGTAGAGGAATGTGGTGAAAAAGGGGTTCGTTCAATCATTGTTATAAGTGGTGGTTATGAGGAGGTGAACGAAGAAGGAGCAAATCTACAAGAAGAAATTATTAAAATAGCGGAAAAATATCAAATGAGGGTGTTAGGACCAAATACTGTTGGTATGTTTAATGCCTTAACAGGTGCCTTTGCCAATTTTGGAATTACTAAAGCCCATGGAGAAGTTCCCAAAGGAAATATAGCGATTGTTACTCAAAGCGGAGCTTTTTGTACCTATTTATATACTTTAGCCGTGCAGAACCAGATTGGATTAAATTATTTTATTGGCACTGGTAATGAAGCGGATATAGATGTTGCGGAATGTATCGCTTATTTAGCGGAAGACCCCAAAACAGATGTAATTGCATGTTATATAGAAGGTATTAAGGATGGAGAAAAATTCCTTAAATCTTTGGATTTAGCCAAACGTTATAAAAAACCAGTCATTATTTATAAAGTAGGCCGTACGGAAATAGGGAGAAAAGCAGCACTTTCTCACACTGCTTCGTTAGCTGGTACAGAGACTGTTTGGGAGGCTGTTTTTAAGCAAACTTCAGCATATCGTGTTGATAGCATTCAAGAATTACTCGATGTTGCCTCGGCCTGTTCGTACAGTTTATTCCCACAAGGAAAACGCGTTGCTATTTTCACTATATCCGGTGGCGCTGGAGTTATGTTAGCAGATCATTTAACAGAGCTTGGGTTGGAGCTCTCTCAACCAAGTGAGGAAACTAAAAAACAGCTATTGCAAATTTTGCCACATGCTTCAGTAATGAATCCGATTGACCTTACGGGTCAGTTAGTTAACAAACCTGAACTAATGCTAGATTTTATGAAAACGACACTAGATAAAGAGAATTATGATCTTATAATAACATTTATAGCTGCACAAGGTTACATTAAATCAACCTTAGAGAAACATATTGAAACGTTCAAAGAAATCCGAACTGCCCATTCACATATTCCACAACTTTTAACAACGATCGTGACACCTGAAACGAAAAAAATGATAAATGACGCAGGAATCGCAGTTTTCAATGATCCGCTTCGGATAGCTAAAGTTGCAAAAGCTTTGTGTCAGATCGGAGCCAATTTTACAGACTATGAAAAACCTCGATCAAAATGGGAGAAAAAGACACGAAAATTTAATTGTTTTTCTGATGGAATATTAACCGAATATAATAGTAAACAAATTTTACAGGATTACGATATTCCTGTTACACGTGAAATAATTACCATGACACAAAAGGAAGCGATTAAAGCTGCAAACGATATTGGATATCCCGTTGTTTTAAAAGGATTATCTCCTCAAATTCCGCATAAAACTGAAATGGGTTTGGTACATCTTAATGTTAAAAATGACGAAGGAATTGTTAGAATTTATGAAACACTAAGAAATAATATTAAAAAAGTAGAGGGCGCGGATTTTGAAGGAGTATTGGTACAAGAAATGCTTGAGCCTGCAACAGTCGAAATGATTATAGGCTCTAAAACTGATCCGCAATTTGGTCCCGTGGTTATGGTGGGTATTGGTGGGATTTTTGTTGAAGTGATTAATGATGTATCGGTCCGCATGGCTCCCGTAAACAACGAAGAAGCAAGAAATATGATTTTAGAATTAAAGAGTGTCTCGTTACTTCAAGGGGCGCGTGGTAAAGCGCATGCAGATATAGAAGCATTGTGCGAAACAGTAGTGGCGCTAAGTCGACTAGCAGCAGATTATAAAAATCAAATTGAAGAAATAGATCTAAATCCGTTAATGGTCTACCCGCAAGGAAAAGGAGTAAGAGCAGCGGATGCTTTAATAAAACTTAAAAGGTCGACGTGA
- a CDS encoding TRAP transporter substrate-binding protein: MNFKKAYLNLIILLVGTLLVGCGGKSASSNENESKKEQENDSVKAIELNVNNFAPSTGHLAYNVFEPWKEIVEEKTNDRVKVNLYHGASLGKANTVYQDVEGGLYEVGLVATNYFYDTKFFPYTIGNLPFALVEEPEKSKAVLKKFGEKYANEDLSDVILMPPTITDPYIMFSSKPIKSVNDLKKKKMRASSTSEAEFVKALDGVPVSITYEDTYEALQKNTVETSFFSPIAAIGPKFFEPAPYISKLNISVIPFVPIMNKTFYDNLPEDLKKIFDEELNPKLTELVTESYKLELEKSYEKLKDEVANRGEIITPTEEEVKIFKEAGKAAWDNWIETADKKGYNGQEMVDEFIKLLEEEGLQTPF; the protein is encoded by the coding sequence TTGAATTTTAAAAAAGCTTATTTAAATCTTATCATTTTATTGGTGGGAACTCTATTAGTCGGTTGTGGAGGAAAAAGTGCTAGCAGTAATGAAAATGAAAGTAAGAAAGAACAAGAAAATGACTCAGTTAAAGCTATTGAACTAAACGTAAATAATTTTGCACCATCAACCGGGCACTTAGCTTACAACGTTTTTGAACCATGGAAAGAAATCGTAGAGGAAAAAACGAACGATCGTGTAAAAGTAAATCTTTACCATGGAGCATCATTAGGTAAGGCCAATACAGTTTATCAAGACGTAGAAGGGGGATTATATGAGGTCGGCCTAGTTGCTACGAATTATTTTTATGATACGAAATTTTTTCCATATACAATTGGAAACTTGCCATTTGCTCTCGTTGAAGAACCTGAAAAAAGTAAAGCTGTTTTGAAAAAATTCGGAGAAAAATATGCGAATGAAGATTTATCAGATGTTATCCTTATGCCTCCTACAATAACTGATCCTTATATTATGTTTTCATCAAAACCAATTAAATCGGTAAATGATTTGAAAAAGAAAAAAATGCGTGCAAGTAGTACAAGTGAAGCAGAATTTGTAAAAGCATTAGACGGTGTTCCGGTCTCTATAACATATGAAGACACCTATGAAGCGCTCCAAAAAAATACAGTTGAAACATCGTTTTTTTCGCCAATTGCAGCAATTGGTCCGAAATTCTTTGAACCTGCACCTTATATTTCAAAACTGAATATTTCAGTAATTCCGTTTGTTCCAATTATGAATAAGACCTTTTATGATAACTTACCTGAAGATTTAAAGAAAATATTCGATGAGGAATTAAATCCAAAATTAACTGAATTAGTAACTGAAAGCTATAAATTAGAACTTGAAAAATCCTATGAAAAATTAAAAGACGAGGTAGCTAATCGTGGAGAAATTATTACACCTACGGAAGAAGAAGTAAAAATTTTTAAAGAAGCTGGTAAAGCTGCTTGGGATAATTGGATCGAGACCGCAGACAAGAAGGGGTACAATGGCCAAGAAATGGTTGATGAATTTATTAAATTGTTAGAAGAAGAAGGATTGCAAACACCGTTTTAA